A window of the Phaenicophaeus curvirostris isolate KB17595 chromosome 9, BPBGC_Pcur_1.0, whole genome shotgun sequence genome harbors these coding sequences:
- the NKX6-2 gene encoding homeobox protein Nkx-6.2: MLAVGQMDANRQSAFVLSSAPLAALHNMAEMKTSLFPYALQSPSGFKAPALGGLGSQLPLGTPHGISDILGRPVGAAGNLLGGLPRINGLAASAGMYFNPAAVSRYPKPLAELPGRPPIFWPGVVQGSPWRDPRLACPAQPGLVLDKDGKKKHSRPTFSGQQIFALEKTFEQTKYLAGPERARLAYSLGMTESQVKVWFQNRRTKWRKRHAAEMASAKKKHDSETEKLKESSDNEDDDEYNKPLDPNSDDEKITRLLKKHKSSNLSLVSPCSTSSDTL, from the exons ATGTTAGCGGTGGGGCAGATGGATGCTAACCGGCAGAGCGCGTTCGTGCTGAGCAGCGCGCCGCTGGCCGCCCTGCACAACATGGCCGAGATGAAGACCTCCCTCTTCCCCTACGCCCTGCAGAGCCCCTCGGGCTTCAAGGCGCCGGCCCTGGGCGGGCTGGGCTCGCAGCTGCCGCTGGGGACGCCGCACGGGATCAGCGACATCCTGGGGCGGCCGGTGGGCGCCGCCGGGAACCTGCTCGGGGGGCTGCCCCGCATCAACGGGCTGGCGGCCTCGGCCGGGATGTACTTCAACCCCGCCGCCGTCTCCCGGTACCCGAAGCCGCTGGCGGAGCTGCCGGGCCGGCCGCCCATCTTCTGGCCGGGAGTGGTGCAGGGATCCCCGTGGAGAGACCCGCGGCTCGCCTGCCCCG CTCAGCCCGGGCTGGTCCTGGACAAGGACGGCAAGAAGAAGCACTCGCGACCGACCTTCTCCGGGCAGCAGATTTTCGCTTTGGAAAAAACCTTCGAGCAGACAAAATACCTGGCGGGGCCGGAGAGAGCCCGGCTCGCCTACTCGCTGGGGATGACCGAGAGCCAAGTGAAG GTCTGGTTCCAGAACAGGAGGACCAAGTGGAGGAAGCGGCACGCGGCAGAAATGGCCTCGGCCAAGAAGAAGCACGACTCGGAGACGGAGAAGCTGAAGGAGAGCTCGGACAATGAGGACGATGACGAGTACAACAAACCCCTGGACCCCAACTCAGACGACGAGAAAATCACGAGGCTATTGAAAAAGCACAAATCCAGCAACCTGTCCCTCGTCAGCccctgcagcaccagctccGACACCTTGTGA